A single window of Brevundimonas vitisensis DNA harbors:
- a CDS encoding PaaI family thioesterase, which produces MSQATGTITPDSVGHRLCAACQSVGACKLGLKCLGLDDQGAVDFDILCGPQFEGGRGVAHGGWTAATLDEMLGTVAMLHQTLTVTKSLTVEFLKPVPIGQTLKGRAWNDHKQGHRWHNVGEIVLAATGVVLGRATGVFSQRNPDHFDRHEAWLKAELERVSDQPS; this is translated from the coding sequence ATGAGCCAGGCGACCGGCACGATTACGCCTGACAGTGTGGGCCACAGACTTTGTGCCGCCTGCCAGTCGGTAGGAGCCTGCAAGCTGGGCCTCAAATGTCTGGGTCTGGACGACCAGGGCGCGGTGGACTTCGACATCCTCTGCGGCCCTCAATTCGAGGGCGGTCGCGGGGTCGCCCATGGAGGCTGGACGGCGGCGACTCTGGACGAGATGCTCGGCACCGTCGCGATGCTGCATCAGACCCTGACGGTGACAAAATCCCTGACCGTCGAATTCCTGAAGCCCGTGCCGATCGGCCAGACGCTGAAGGGGCGCGCCTGGAATGACCACAAACAGGGGCACCGCTGGCACAATGTCGGCGAGATCGTCCTGGCAGCTACGGGGGTGGTGCTGGGCCGGGCGACCGGGGTCTTCTCACAGCGCAATCCGGATCATTTCGATCGCCACGAAGCCTGGCTGAAGGCCGAGCTGGAACGCGTTTCTGATCAACCGTCCTGA
- a CDS encoding oxidoreductase, whose product MRSDGTAIGVALVGYGYAGQTFHAPLIQASSGLHLRTVVSAQEGLNLGPEVKIVRGLDEALSDPSIQLVVLATPNAAHAPQALKALEAGRHVVVDKPFALSLSEAQAVVDCAAERGRMVSVFHNRRWDSDFLALTHLIHSGSLGAVTRLESSFNRYRPQVRDRWRERDEPGAGIWFDLGPHLIDQALMLFGRPLGITADIAIQRSGGLAPDYAHAVLRYDRLRVVLHADMMSAAPAPRFVAQGQLAGFVSWGLDVQEDQLKAGQTPGSAGWGLAAEPGTLTDGQTGVRTAVTGPAGDYRQFYEGVAQALLHGGEPPVTARQALAVMEVLEAGHLSHMRRAEVLLPPQDG is encoded by the coding sequence GTGCGATCTGATGGGACTGCGATCGGGGTCGCTCTGGTCGGCTACGGCTATGCGGGGCAGACCTTTCACGCCCCGCTGATCCAGGCCTCGTCTGGCCTGCATCTCAGGACCGTGGTGTCCGCCCAGGAGGGGCTGAATCTGGGCCCCGAGGTGAAGATCGTCCGCGGGCTGGACGAAGCTTTGTCGGATCCCTCAATACAGTTGGTCGTGCTGGCCACGCCCAATGCTGCTCACGCACCCCAGGCGCTGAAAGCGCTGGAGGCAGGGCGCCATGTCGTCGTGGACAAGCCGTTTGCCCTGTCGCTGAGCGAGGCGCAGGCCGTCGTCGATTGCGCGGCAGAGCGCGGCCGGATGGTGTCGGTCTTTCACAATCGGCGCTGGGATTCCGACTTTCTGGCCCTGACCCACCTGATCCATTCCGGCAGTCTGGGCGCGGTCACGAGGCTGGAGTCCAGCTTCAATCGCTATCGGCCCCAGGTCCGGGACCGCTGGCGAGAGCGGGACGAGCCGGGGGCGGGGATATGGTTCGACCTGGGGCCCCATCTGATCGATCAGGCGCTGATGCTGTTCGGCCGACCCTTAGGCATTACCGCTGACATCGCCATTCAGAGATCGGGGGGGCTGGCCCCGGACTATGCCCATGCGGTTCTCCGCTATGACCGGCTGCGGGTCGTGCTGCATGCCGACATGATGAGCGCAGCTCCCGCGCCCCGATTTGTGGCTCAGGGTCAGCTGGCAGGCTTCGTCTCCTGGGGTCTGGACGTGCAGGAGGATCAGCTGAAAGCCGGACAGACGCCCGGATCGGCCGGTTGGGGCCTGGCTGCCGAGCCCGGCACCCTGACCGATGGCCAGACCGGCGTCCGCACGGCAGTGACTGGCCCGGCGGGCGACTACCGTCAGTTCTATGAGGGGGTGGCCCAGGCCCTGCTGCACGGCGGGGAACCGCCGGTGACCGCCCGGCAGGCCCTGGCGGTCATGGAGGTGCTGGAGGCAGGCCACCTCAGCCATATGCGCCGCGCCGAGGTGCTGTTGCCGCCTCAGGACGGTTGA
- the cpdR gene encoding cell cycle two-component system response regulator CpdR, producing MARILLAEDDGSLRGFLTRALERAGHQVVDCENGDDAIDALEDGPYDLLLTDIVMPGADGIEVARVAAARQPGLRIMFITGFAAVALTAAQASPQAKVLSKPVHLRDLVGEVERMIAA from the coding sequence ATGGCGCGTATCCTTCTGGCGGAAGACGATGGGTCGCTGCGCGGCTTCCTGACCCGCGCGCTCGAACGTGCCGGACACCAGGTCGTGGATTGCGAGAACGGCGACGATGCGATCGATGCGCTGGAAGACGGCCCCTATGATCTGCTGCTGACGGACATCGTCATGCCGGGGGCCGACGGGATCGAGGTGGCGCGGGTCGCCGCCGCCCGCCAGCCTGGCCTGCGGATCATGTTCATCACCGGATTTGCCGCCGTCGCCCTGACGGCGGCCCAGGCCAGCCCCCAGGCCAAGGTGCTGTCCAAGCCGGTCCATCTGCGGGACCTGGTCGGCGAGGTCGAGCGGATGATCGCCGCCTGA
- a CDS encoding N-formylglutamate amidohydrolase has translation MNEDATTDLECGGQAAFEIITAARETPLVFASPHSGSVYPPDLRPAALPVTALRSAEDALVDRLVASGPQHGATLLAGRIARTYLDLNRRADEWDPLLIEDCPPGPVSTRAQAGYGVVPRLTGDGHRLYDRRLPQAEALDRVARVHRPYHRALAELMQGAQARHGVAVLIDWHSMPSRATGGDGGADIVLGDRHGTSCPARLTRRLRALFEGLGWRVALNRPYAGGYATQTWGRPPEGFWAIQVELNRALYLDEATLEPGLGWSRCSKGLERVITALTTDIDGLVR, from the coding sequence ATGAACGAAGACGCGACAACCGATCTCGAATGTGGGGGACAGGCCGCCTTCGAGATCATCACGGCGGCTCGGGAGACACCGCTGGTGTTCGCCTCGCCGCATTCCGGTTCGGTCTATCCGCCGGACCTGCGCCCTGCGGCCTTGCCGGTCACCGCGCTGCGAAGTGCGGAGGACGCGCTGGTCGATCGGCTGGTGGCGTCGGGACCTCAGCACGGAGCAACCCTCCTGGCTGGCCGGATCGCGCGCACCTATCTCGATCTGAACCGACGAGCGGACGAATGGGATCCTCTGCTGATCGAGGACTGCCCGCCGGGTCCCGTCTCGACGCGGGCCCAGGCCGGCTATGGCGTGGTGCCCCGCCTGACCGGAGACGGGCATAGGCTTTACGATCGGCGATTGCCTCAGGCTGAAGCCCTTGATCGCGTGGCGCGCGTGCACAGGCCCTATCATCGCGCCCTGGCCGAGCTGATGCAGGGAGCACAGGCGCGGCATGGTGTGGCGGTACTGATCGATTGGCATTCCATGCCCTCACGCGCGACCGGCGGGGACGGCGGTGCGGACATTGTACTGGGCGATCGTCACGGAACCTCGTGTCCGGCGCGTCTGACCCGACGGCTGCGCGCCCTGTTCGAAGGCCTCGGCTGGCGCGTAGCCCTGAACCGGCCCTATGCCGGAGGCTATGCCACGCAGACCTGGGGCCGGCCGCCAGAAGGCTTCTGGGCGATTCAGGTCGAACTGAACCGCGCCCTCTATCTGGACGAGGCGACCCTGGAGCCCGGCCTGGGCTGGTCGCGCTGTAGCAAGGGCCTGGAGAGGGTCATCACCGCCCTGACGACCGACATCGACGGCCTGGTGCGCTGA
- a CDS encoding DUF599 domain-containing protein, which yields MTAFDWTALVLFFVCWLGYDPLMRLLARKSGSLNDDMTVVRRVWMTAMTHREIKLVDSQLMGHSINSASFFASTNLLLVAAVASVLFGGEGVLMGFAAVGAENTPLKLLEIKLALVMLCLIRGLLDFIWALRQMNYTLALIGAAPEIESETDRIAFGQAASDLLNPALAAFSQGVRAYYFALAAAAWLFGPLWLAVGVLSAFSLLVYRQAASPAARAIRQARRLLGPE from the coding sequence ATGACCGCTTTCGACTGGACCGCCCTGGTCCTCTTCTTTGTCTGCTGGCTGGGTTACGACCCCCTCATGCGGCTGCTGGCGCGCAAGAGCGGGTCATTGAACGACGACATGACCGTGGTGCGCCGGGTGTGGATGACGGCCATGACCCATCGCGAGATCAAGCTGGTCGACAGCCAGCTGATGGGTCACAGCATCAACTCCGCCTCCTTCTTCGCCTCGACCAATCTGCTGCTGGTGGCGGCGGTGGCCAGCGTGCTGTTCGGGGGCGAGGGGGTTTTGATGGGCTTTGCAGCGGTCGGGGCCGAGAACACGCCGCTGAAGCTGTTGGAGATCAAGCTGGCCCTGGTGATGCTCTGCCTGATCCGCGGCCTGCTCGACTTCATCTGGGCGCTTCGTCAGATGAACTACACCCTGGCGCTGATCGGAGCCGCGCCAGAGATCGAGTCCGAGACGGATCGCATCGCCTTTGGGCAAGCGGCGTCGGATCTGCTGAACCCGGCGCTCGCGGCCTTCAGCCAGGGCGTGCGGGCCTATTATTTCGCCCTGGCTGCAGCGGCCTGGCTCTTCGGGCCACTATGGCTGGCGGTCGGGGTGCTTTCGGCCTTTTCCCTGCTGGTCTATCGCCAGGCTGCCTCGCCAGCCGCGCGCGCCATTCGTCAGGCCCGGCGGCTGCTCGGTCCCGAGTGA
- the ppa gene encoding inorganic diphosphatase, whose translation MNLDAIPVGPNPPWDLNVVIEIPQGGLPVKYEMDKDSGALFVDRFLHTAMYYPGNYGFVPHTLADDGDPCDVIVLNPSPVVPGCVIRSRPIGVLMMEDEAGGDDKILAVPVDKLNPYYTDIASYRQLPAILVEQIEHFFTRYKDLEKNKSVRVKRWGDAGEAAELIAEGMRAHQAQLAAKVKAEA comes from the coding sequence ATGAACCTCGACGCCATTCCCGTCGGCCCGAACCCGCCCTGGGACCTGAACGTCGTGATCGAGATCCCGCAGGGCGGCCTGCCGGTGAAGTACGAGATGGACAAGGACTCCGGTGCCCTGTTCGTCGACCGCTTCCTGCACACCGCGATGTACTATCCGGGCAACTATGGCTTTGTGCCCCACACCCTGGCCGATGACGGCGACCCCTGCGACGTGATCGTGCTGAACCCGTCGCCGGTCGTTCCGGGCTGCGTCATCCGCTCGCGCCCAATCGGTGTGCTGATGATGGAAGACGAGGCCGGCGGCGACGACAAGATCCTGGCCGTGCCGGTCGACAAGCTGAACCCCTATTACACCGACATCGCCAGCTATCGTCAGCTGCCGGCGATCCTGGTCGAGCAGATCGAGCACTTCTTCACCCGGTACAAGGACCTGGAGAAGAACAAGTCGGTCAGGGTGAAGCGCTGGGGCGATGCGGGCGAAGCCGCCGAGCTGATCGCCGAGGGCATGCGCGCGCACCAGGCACAGCTGGCGGCCAAGGTGAAGGCCGAAGCCTGA